A genomic region of Anas acuta chromosome 1, bAnaAcu1.1, whole genome shotgun sequence contains the following coding sequences:
- the SLC25A6 gene encoding ADP/ATP translocase 3: protein MAEQAISFLKDFLAGGVAAAISKTAVAPIERVKLLLQVQHASKQIAADKQYKGIIDCVVRIPKEQGVLSFWRGNLANVIRYFPTQALNFAFKDKYKQVFLGGVDKHTQFWRYFAGNLASGGAAGATSLCFVYPLDFARTRLAADVGKAGADREFSGLGDCLVKITKSDGLRGLYQGFNVSVQGIIIYRAAYFGIYDTAKGMLPDPRNTHIVISWMIAQTVTAVAGVVSYPFDTVRRRMMMQSGRKGADIMYSGTIDCWRKIARDEGGKAFFKGAWSNVLRGMGGAFVLVLYDEFKKVI, encoded by the exons ATGGCGGAGCAGGCCATCTCCTTCCTCAAGGACTTCCTGGCGGGCGGCGTGGCCGCGGCCATCAGCAAGACGGCGGTGGCGCCCATCGAGCGGGTcaagctcctgctgcag GTGCAACACGCAAGTAAACAGATTGCTGCCGATAAGCAGTACAAAGGCATCATCGATTGCGTAGTGCGTATTCCAAAGGAGCAAGGAGTGCTGTCCTTCTGGCGAGGGAATTTGGCGAATGTCATCAGATACTTCCCAACTCAAGCTCTCAACTTCGCCTTCAAGGATAAGTATAAGCAGGTGTTCCTGGGAGGAGTAGACAAGCACACTCAGTTCTGGAGGTATTTTGCTGGTAACCTGGCCTCTGGTGGTGCAGCTGGAGCCACTTCCCTCTGCTTTGTCTACCCCTTGGATTTTGCAAGAACCCGCTTGGCAGCTGATGTTGGAAAAGCTGGTGCAGACAGAGAATTCTCTGGTCTAGGGGACTGTCTAGTCAAAATCACCAAGTCTGATGGTCTGCGTGGCTTGTACCAAGGGTTCAATGTCTCTGTCCAGGGCATCATCATCTATAGAGCTGCCTACTTTGGAATCTACGATACAGCAAAAG GCATGCTGCCAGATCCCAGAAATACTCACATTGTTATCAGCTGGATGATTGCACAGACAGTGACAGCTGTGGCTGGTGTGGTTTCCTATCCTTTCGATACTGTGCGGCGTAGGATGATGATGCAGTCGGGACGCAAAGGAG CTGATATCATGTACTCTGGAACGATTGACTGCTGGCGGAAGATTGCAAGGGATGAGGGAGGAAAGGCGTTCTTCAAGGGTGCATGGTCTAATGTTCTCCGAGGCATGGGGGGAGCTTTCGTGCTTGTGCTGTATGATGAATTCAAGAAAGTCATTTAA